DNA sequence from the Callospermophilus lateralis isolate mCalLat2 chromosome 2, mCalLat2.hap1, whole genome shotgun sequence genome:
gctgggcacaattcacaagccacttatcaagcagaaataaactttatttttagaacacacaggcCACAACACAGGAGCTCTTcaagaattccctcagagcccaactgccaccacaggcttcccacaagactctcaacctccccactcctcctgctcttgaggccgattggctaggccgGTGGATGGAACCAAAAATAGTCCCCCAATgaacagctccatggtctgaaagggcggggaaacagcccaatgagcatcaccgcagaggagacaATCAGCTGGCAGTTGGAAGTTtgttggcagctggaagtttgctggggccccttcggctgtggctctcaacagggtgGAAAGGATGTATGTCGCTCATCCAGATAGCTGCCATTGGACAAAACTCCACCAGGGAATGGAGGCTGCGCCTGCCAAAGTACCAAGAGGGATGGAGGTGTTTTCTGCCTGTTGCCACTGAATTCTTTTTTGGAGTAGTCAGTGATCTCTTGAAAGTTTTTCCAATAAACCATGTGTCTCCCATGCTGTCTCCAGGCACTTTCTTTGGCCTACCCACAGCCCTCCCTACTGCCTTTGGCACAATTATGTTACATAAGAAAGTCTTAACACTGACTCTGAATATGTGCTTCTCTCCATACAGTCTATATGCCTTCTCCAGCAGATTTGTTTGTTCAAATTACAACTGATTGTGCTTTCATTATCTCCTTTGCAAGAAATGCATGAAAACAAAATTGTGTTTTGGCTGGTTATTAGGAAGATTAAATGAGCTAAGCATTAAATAAGATTTAGATAGATTGTAACACACAATGTATGCCCAATAGGTGAGTCCTGTGATTATAGCTATCTGACCAGAAGATCTATTACCATTATTGTATTTGAAGAAACTCCAGTGTAGCTCAACACAGTCTGCCCTCCTGGAAGCTAAGGGATTTTGTAATGTTATGAGAAAGGGAAAGTTCATCATAAAtattcatggtaatttcaaatggCAATATAAGCTGTGCCTCACATATCAGATATTAGGATACAGAATTTCAATCACTCATGAAATATGGAAATAAAAAGTTTTGgtattgtttccaaatttagaatattttttctttttaattggccATGATAGTTGTACTTATAGAACACAGTGTGCTGGTTGTATACATGTATATGATGTGATGATAAAAATCAGGGTGATCTGGATAACTATCACCTCAATCATTtgccatatttattttttcatttttttttgtgttgAAAACTCTTGCTTCTCACCATTTAAATTATACTGTGCATTATTCTTAATATGTTCACCCTACTCTGCAATAAAATACCAAGTTATGGTGGTTTTAAAACCAATTTTCTGATCACATTCCACAGAGATTAATTATTTTTGAGCCTTCTATGACATCAATTTTACTTCAATTTTTTCTTGCTTTGTTAAACCCCAGAgattaataattattttagttAAGGCATTCATTTCCCAGAGgcataatttataatataaagtCTTTAATTGCATGCTATCCACCTCTATCACCTTCAATTCCAAGAAAGAAACATCTATATCACAGGTTTGTTCACTAAAACTAGATTCTAAGTGCTTAAAAGTCAACCAAACCACCTACTCCAATAGATCATCTGAACTATACAAGGTAGTTAAAGACTGAGAATCCTTCAAGATTATTACTGATTCTGAAATTAATTGTCACTAGTGAACTCTACTGAGAAACATAggttataatattataattatggAACATTAAATAAATTTGATAGTTATGTTTCTCTTataattcatgcatatgtgtttcaTATTAATGTTATTTGATACAGAAGTTAATGTCCACCTACCATTTCCTCCTTCATATCTTCCCAGAAGTAAACCAATAGTTATAATATGTAAGTTATCCTGACATCTGTTGGCAATGGCTGAAGAAAACTGCACCACTGTGACAGAGTTCATTCTCCTAGGATTGTCAGATGTCCCTGAGATGAGAGTCCTTCTCTTCCTGGTATTCCTTCTTATCTATGtagtcacagttttggccaacctGGGCATGGTTGCTCTGATCCAGGTCAGCTCTCAACTGCGCACTCCCATTTACTTTTTTCTCAGCCACTTGTCCCTTGTGGACTTCAGCTACTCCTCAGTCATTGTGCCCAAAATGCTGGCCAACATCTTAACCAAGGATAAAGCCATCTCCTTCCCCGCGTGCATGGTACAGTTCTATTTGTTTTGCACTTGTGTGATCACAGAGATCATCCTGCTGGCTGTGATGGCCTATGATCGCTTTGTGGCCATCTGCAACCCTCTGCTCTACATGGTCATCATGTTCCAGAAGCTCTGTGCAGAGCTGGTTTCAGGCTGTTACTTGTTAGCATCAGTGTGTGCTCTGATTCACTTGTGCTTGGCCCTTAAGATCCCATTCTACAGGTCAAACATGATCAATCACTTCTTCTGTGACCTACCACCACTCCTAAATCTTGCTTGCTCTGATGTCACTGTGAACAAGGTGCTGCTGTTCATCTTGGCTACTTTCAATGAATCTATGACCATTGTGATCATCCTCACCTCCTACCTGTTCATTCTCATCACCATCCTGAAGATGCTCTCTGCAGAGGGGAGGCACAAAGCTTTTTCCACCTGTGCCTCCCACCTCACAGCCATCGTTGTCTTCCATGGAACAATCCTGTTCATTTATTGCCAGCCCAGTTCTGGCACTAGTCTGGATATTGACAAAGTGACCACCGTGTTCTACACTGTGGTGATCCCCATGCTGAACCCCCTgatctacagcctgaggaacaaggaCGTGAAAGAAGCTCTCAAAAATGTGCTATACTCCAAAATATTATCACAGACAATGTGATAAAACATAATATGGATTAAGGATGAATAGGTGGGAAGAGGAGTTGGAATGCAGAGAATGATAGAGCTAGGCAGGTATTAGTGAGTCTTTTTGTTCTATAATCTTTGTACATCTTGAATTCATAAAGATGGGAGTTAGCATGTTCTCAAGTTAGTCTGTTTTGTAGTTCTTCAATATATAACATTGTAAAGTGATATGGTAAATAGCACTGTTATgacatgaatttttaatttgttttaatctaTCACATGTTTTAATGAAGAACTCATAATATTCATTTGTTTCAGTAAACTTTATTGAAAatataatacttttaaaaattgagtTCCTGATTTTTATAGTAAAAAACACCCCCTTGTCAATTAGCTTACACAAGCATGAGGATTCATGTGTACATATATTGTtaactgtttttatttctttttgttttctttattattatggTAGTTATTGCAATGAACATTATACAACTTCATCATACATTATACAACTTCTTTATATAACTTCATAACATATTATTTGAAAAATGGAGACAATATTAATAATCATTTCATATAAATCTTAGAAGAAATAAATTGCATGTCAAATATCAGTAAAATCCCTTATATATAATTCATTTTATCTCTTTCTATCTGGATTCTATATCGTCATTCTTCATCATTTTTAGTGATTGAATTACCATCATCATGAGTagctttcttttttactttattttaatttctaatgTTTATGATACCTCTTCAATATTTTTTGGATGTAATACTTACTGTACTTTATAACTTCATGTATATTTATTGTTCATATAATgatttttgtccttgttttctgtGGATGTTAGCAGCATTTCTTAATTCAGTTCTGACTCAGATACAGCATTGAGTCTTCCTTTATAAATTCATtataatttatatgaatttttacTTTGCACTTGCTTTTTTAAATGAAGTTTCTTCTAGCTGTAAAACATTAGAAAATCACAAGATCCAGTTCATAAAAACTAggattgggggctggggctgtggctcagtggtagagcacctgcctcatacatgtgaggcactgggttcgaaccttagcactgcataaaaataaataaagatatttttaaaaactaggatTGGTTTCAATCTTGATTATTTAATTTGGAAAGTAACTTAATTTCTGCAATCCttatattttttgcattttcaCACTGCCTAAATCTACTAACCTCACAGCATTTTTTGAGATTAAATTTTGTCAATATATATTCAGTGGTGTTTACATTCTTTCAGGAAATAAACCTTgctaattaataatttgaaataatAATAGTTTCTTTACTATTAATTGTAAGATACAGtctaccacagatattttataacAGATAAAACTGTTTGAAAATAGATTAAATATTATAGGGATTCAAATGCCAATGATCTTCTACAGAATTGTGTCAGGAGAAAGAACAGCATTTGAATTCAGCTTATCACCCATTTTATACTGAATTTTCACATTTCACCCAAGACTTTCCGTTTCATGACTATAAGATCCTTGCACTAAAAACCTAATGCCAGTAGAGGGTAAGCAAAACCCAAAAGAGTAGAAAATAAGATTTGTGATCCAGAGTGGCTTTGGCAATTAATGGATGATCTTTAATTCTGCGCACATTCTTACTCCTAACAAAGCAAACATCAGAGTGAGATCAAACATTCCAGCTTAAGGGAATAAAGAGAAGTGTTATGCTGAATACTTTCCTATGTAAGCGTCCATTCTTGAGAGGGCATGGGGATATATGAGGCGGGCAACAGATCAGGGGTAACCCTCTCTGATCATAAGAAATTCACATTTTGATGGGAGAGAAAACCATGTCAATGTATCTGTGCATAATTGTATCACACCAAGGTTTGAGTAATGGTTAAATAAGGAACAAATTCACAGAAATTGTAACTACAAGAGAATAAAATGCAGTCTGGAGGAAACAGAATATGTTATATATGGTTCCCCCTGgctctcatttttcttttctgtcttatttttcttatttttggtctCAGTTTCACATATTGAAATGAGGAAGGTTCTCACACTGGCtctctcatttttctttctctgtaaaaTCATGTAGTTGGGAAAAAACAGCAATTTTCTTTGCTTTGTTCATATCACCTATTTTGTAAGAAATGTATAAAAACAAAATTGCCGATTCACTGGTTGTTAGGAAGATTACAAGCTAACATTTAAATAGATGGGATTTACAGCTGGGTATAATAatccatgcctgttatcccaatggctcaggaggctgaggtagtaggatcatgagttcaaagccagcctcagcaacataacaagaacctaaacaatttagtgagaccctttctcaaaataatacataaatgaataaaacagaaaatggaCTGGTGATGTCGTTCCATagttaagttcccctgggttcaatccctggtacaaattaaaaaaaaaaaaacagatactaTACATATTTATAGGGCACAGcattttctttctaaacatatatgCATGATGTGATGATCAAATCAGTGTGATTTGTATATTCCTTGCTTCAAagatttgtctttttatttttctctaccagggattgaactcaggagcacttggccatgagccccatccccagccctgttttatattttatttagagacagggtctcactgagttgcttagcacctcacttttgctgaggctgtctttgaattcgccatcctcccacctcagcttcccaagctgctgggattacaggtattgcCCACTGTGCCATACTGCCATTATTTTGTGGTAAAAACATTAAGAATCTGTTGTTTTGGCCATTTAAGGTATACAGTGAATAATTGTTAACTATATTCATCCTACTCTGCAATAAAGACCAAGTAATGGTAGTTTTAAAACAGATTTTCTAATCAACTTCCACAGAGATTAATTAATTTTGATCCTTCCAtgacatcattttttaaattttgttatgcCACAGAGATTAGAAGTTGTTATAGGTAAAGGATACATTTTCCAGGAGCTTAATATatagtataaaatattttattgcatTCTGTCTACATTTAATACCTTCAGGGAAGAAATGTCTATACCACAGGTTTGTTTACTAAATATAGACTCTAGTTACTTGAAAATGAAAAGACATATATTTTCTgaggaaaaaataattaatatgttTAACTTATCTGTCTTTGACTCAGAGAATGTTTACAAGAACACTTATCTCATgccttatattttaattttttttcttttaagagacAAGAGAAAAGtcacaatttttttgaaatatcaaacactaatatatttaaaaaatacaaattaaaaatggtagactttctctttttctctttttccccaCTTTGCCCACACCAGAATCCTTCATGAGATCTACAATGACCAAAGTTGAGCTCACTATTGCCACCACTACCTCAATTTTAAGGGTTGTGTGAATGTGTCTGCAGGTGGTCATGAACTTTCTCTGCTCAGCATAGGAGGATACTTTTGGAATTAATATGGATTCATCATAGACTTGTTTCCTATTACCACAGACTATTgagaataaaaatttcaaagagtATTTTTTATTCAGTCAAATATCTTAATTTTAATAATGAATAAAACACAAGAAAAGCATGACTTCAGGAGAATAATGTGTTTTCATTTCACTAAATTTGATTCAAGATGCAGAGAAACCAGCAGTTTTCCTGGCCCAGATTGCCCTCACTCAGTTTTGATTAAAATGGTTTAATTAAGTTAGTATCTATTCCTTCAAGGTAAGAAGAAAGGCAGAGAATAAGATCACACAACTTCCTTGGGCTTCTTTATTAAGGGAAAGGTCTGGATGAGAGTTTCCACTTCCATAAAATACATAGTTTTACCCCTTTACCCAAATAACTCTTTGAAGAACCTTTGAAAGTTTTCAATTACCTCTTTTTTAATgtggttaaaatatttttatatcattgttGTAGCCAAATTAAGTTGATGACACAtggtatttttatatgtattcaTAATTCTACACATAGATTCTCACAATGAAAACCTCTAACTGTATGTATTACTGGTGTCTGTTCTTTAAAACTGATCATATCATATTACAACAAAATTTGAAAGTACATTTCTACCATAGGTATGATGAGTCATAGTTTAACAACTCCACATTTGACTATTGTCAAAATAGTCTGAAACAACAATGTACCATTGAACGtgccttttaataattttttcatACAACCATTTCCAACAACATATTGCTAACAATATAAAATCTCTAATTAAAATTCATTTAGTTTTTATTGCTGAAATGTTAAGACTTCCAATAAATGTTGCCTAATTGcttttactatatatatatatatatatatatatatatatatatatatatatatacatttacatatatgtgtgttttcTTTCTGAGACTTTATAGTACTTCATAATTATCATTACAATGAAatcataatttttataatttgataAAATTGAGTGTACACattgatttctttctcttcccaaataattataattttaacaaGTCCTCATGAAACACAAGTTTGAAAGAGAATACATTTTCCAACAATACACTTTAGGTaactttataattaaaaaatatgtaactgatttttaaagaaaaatcaaaagtgTGTGATAACTTTTACACTTAtaggttttaaattttaaatatttttgtaaatagaGGTAAATTTCCATGTACCATCAAAGCATATCATTGAATCTATTTTAAAGCCTGCCTAAAAACCTAATTCAATGTATCATCAGAACTGTACAGGGTATTTACTGACTGAGAATCATGTAAGATTATTGCTGATACTTAAATTAAGTTTCACAAGTCAGTTCTACTGAGACACAGATTTTAAATTATTCTCATGATtacttaatattttgaaaatgtgacAGATATGTTTCTTTTACAATCCAACAATATgtgtgtttaatgttaatctattTTCTTTGTGTTCTCTTCCCTGAATGAGCAAAACGCCTACCAAACTTTTCGTAACATGATTTCTGATGATAAAGGCCAAAGAAAACTTCACCACAGTGACAGAGTTCATTCTGCTGGGATTGTCAGATGTCCCTGAGATGAGAGTCCTCCTCTTTCTGGTGTTCCTTCTCATCTATGGAGTCATAGTTTTGGCcaacctgggcatggtggcactgaTCCAGGTCAGCTCTCAGCTGCACACTCC
Encoded proteins:
- the LOC143390425 gene encoding olfactory receptor 5L1-like; translation: MAEENCTTVTEFILLGLSDVPEMRVLLFLVFLLIYVVTVLANLGMVALIQVSSQLRTPIYFFLSHLSLVDFSYSSVIVPKMLANILTKDKAISFPACMVQFYLFCTCVITEIILLAVMAYDRFVAICNPLLYMVIMFQKLCAELVSGCYLLASVCALIHLCLALKIPFYRSNMINHFFCDLPPLLNLACSDVTVNKVLLFILATFNESMTIVIILTSYLFILITILKMLSAEGRHKAFSTCASHLTAIVVFHGTILFIYCQPSSGTSLDIDKVTTVFYTVVIPMLNPLIYSLRNKDVKEALKNVLYSKILSQTM